CGTGTGTGTCCCCAGCACGCAGGGGGACGTGAAAAACAGGACAGCTTTCTGGCTCTGTTTAAGACACTTTAATCCAGTCAGAAAATTTGCTGTGCCTTTGCCATGAAGGTATCATCATCAGTGGAGGCCCGTTGGGATTGTAGGTGACAGAACAGCCCGGCCAGTCCCCGCTCGGTGACAGCGGTGCCTGAGCAGGATGGGGTTTTCCCCACACAAGGGCAGGGTTTTTCCTCCATCCCGGTGCAGCCGTGGGGCATTATTTGGGGCTGCCACATCTGGGAGGCTCTGGTGCCTCAGGTTTGCTGTGCAGGGCCGTGCCAGCAAGCGGATTGCTCTCTTGGCACGGGGGGCACGGCTGCCATGGGGATGCACGGCCCGTCCTGGCATTGCCAACCCCAccaggcagagagcaggagcCTACAGGAGGACGAAGATGATGGCAAAGATGGCCATGGCCACGGCCAGCTTGCGGAGGAGCGGCAGGACGGAGACAGAGGTGTTCTCCTCCACGTGCCGCGTCTGCAGGGGCTGGACGACGCGCTGCCGCTGGGTCAGGATGGCCGTGCGGGCGCCCTGCCACGCTCCCGGGCCCCGCAGGCGGTACTGGTAGGGCGTGCAGggccccagcagcacctccagcgCCAGCGGGGGGTCGGTGAGGAAGAGCAGGGGCAGGTTGGGCTTGACGCCCAGCTGGCAGGCGAGCTCGTCCATGTAGGGGATGTAATCCACCTGGATGGTGTGCCGCCGGCTCGCCACGTACCtgcgggcagggagggagggctggACCCTGTTCTCTGGTGGCACGTAGCCATGGGagcccaccagcagccccccccagcccgcgGTGCTCCTGTCTCATCCCAGCTGGTTCCCGGTGGGGTCTTACCGCTTGGCCATCTCTTCTTTCTTGTGCTTGATGTCAGCCTCCATGTCGTGCCTCGGGGGCAGCGTGCTCAGCCCTGGGGGAAAAGCCATGCGTCAGGGGGCTGCACGAGCAAAGGCACGGCTGGCTGCGACGGCCGAGGGCAGCAGCGTggcacagctggctgctgcctcccaaACACGGCTGGGCACCATCTGCCCTGGCTCCGGGGCTGCAGGCTCAGGGGACATTTTGTCTCGCTTACCCTTGAAGACACGGGTGGCCCAGCGACACTGGAGCTCCGAGATGGGCATGATGGCTCCCAGGGGCTGGATGAAGCCGATGAAAGCCAGCGTCGGCTTCTCCAGGTCGATGGGGAACACGTATTTGTAGAGGGAGACCTGGTTCTCCACCACCTTCACATAATCCttgaggaaggggaaggagaagctgtACCCCGTGGCAAAGATCACAGCGTCGATGTCTTCCCTGGTGCCGTCCTCGAAGATGGCAGATGTCTCCGTGAACTCCTGGACGTTCGGCTTCACCTGCACCCTGCCCGAAATGATGCGGTTGGGCAGGTCGTCATTGACGGTCGGGTGCTGGTCGAGGACCCTGGAAGGCAGAAGGAGCCATCAGGGCACCGGGGTGGGGAGAGTCTGCAGCGTCCTGCTCCAGCGGTGCTCGTCCCCAGGGGTGCTCGTCCCCAGGAATGGCTGGGACGGCGTCGGAGGGTGCGTTCCTTGGCACCTGTGCTTTGGCTTCAGGCCGTAGTGCGCGTGGTCGAATCTCATGTTGAGCTGCCTCTCTGTGAAGTCGCTTGCCATGGAGGAGGTCAGCAGCTGCTTCATGAGTGCCTTCAGGCGGGTGGTGAAGACGATGTCGATGGGGTACCCCTGT
This Cygnus olor isolate bCygOlo1 chromosome 8, bCygOlo1.pri.v2, whole genome shotgun sequence DNA region includes the following protein-coding sequences:
- the LOC121074203 gene encoding flavin-containing monooxygenase 5-like isoform X1 — encoded protein: MARRVAIIGGGSSGLCAIKACLDEGLEPVCFERSRDIGGLWRFEEQPEEGRASIYRSVIINTSKEMMCFSDFPIPDDFPNYMHHSKIMEYFRMYARRFDLLRHIRFRTSVCRVSKRPDFATTGRWEVVTESEGKQESAVFDAVLVCTGHHTDAHLPLHTFPGIEKFKGRYLHSRDYKDPQDFKDKGVVVIGIGNSGSDLAVEISQTAKQVFLSTRRGAWILNRVGQQGYPIDIVFTTRLKALMKQLLTSSMASDFTERQLNMRFDHAHYGLKPKHRVLDQHPTVNDDLPNRIISGRVQVKPNVQEFTETSAIFEDGTREDIDAVIFATGYSFSFPFLKDYVKVVENQVSLYKYVFPIDLEKPTLAFIGFIQPLGAIMPISELQCRWATRVFKGLSTLPPRHDMEADIKHKKEEMAKRYVASRRHTIQVDYIPYMDELACQLGVKPNLPLLFLTDPPLALEVLLGPCTPYQYRLRGPGAWQGARTAILTQRQRVVQPLQTRHVEENTSVSVLPLLRKLAVAMAIFAIIFVLL
- the LOC121074203 gene encoding flavin-containing monooxygenase 5-like isoform X2, whose translation is MMCFSDFPIPDDFPNYMHHSKIMEYFRMYARRFDLLRHIRFRTSVCRVSKRPDFATTGRWEVVTESEGKQESAVFDAVLVCTGHHTDAHLPLHTFPGIEKFKGRYLHSRDYKDPQDFKDKGVVVIGIGNSGSDLAVEISQTAKQVFLSTRRGAWILNRVGQQGYPIDIVFTTRLKALMKQLLTSSMASDFTERQLNMRFDHAHYGLKPKHRVLDQHPTVNDDLPNRIISGRVQVKPNVQEFTETSAIFEDGTREDIDAVIFATGYSFSFPFLKDYVKVVENQVSLYKYVFPIDLEKPTLAFIGFIQPLGAIMPISELQCRWATRVFKGLSTLPPRHDMEADIKHKKEEMAKRYVASRRHTIQVDYIPYMDELACQLGVKPNLPLLFLTDPPLALEVLLGPCTPYQYRLRGPGAWQGARTAILTQRQRVVQPLQTRHVEENTSVSVLPLLRKLAVAMAIFAIIFVLL